CTTATCGAAGTATATGGAAGGGGGTGTTGTAATTGACAGAGATAATAATTAGTTTTTTTGTACTACTTGGTGCGTTGTTTATGCTGTTAGGTGCAATTGCTATTGTACGTTTACCTGATGCATATACACGTATTAATGCAGCAACTAAAGCTGCAACACTAGGTGTTATTGGCATTATGATCGGTGTATTCTTATTCTTTGTATTTGCAGAGAATAGTATAAGCGGGAAGATTTTATTAACAATTATTTTTGTGTTTCTTACAGCCCCCATTTCCGGTTTTATGATGGCACGTTCCGCTTATCATACAAAAGTACCAATATGGAAACATAATACGAGAGATGATTTGAAGGATGCATTGAAAGAAAAAAATTAACTAAAAGGCTTGCTAAAAGGTAACCAATTCCTTTAGCAGGCCTTTTTATTGTTTAAAAGTGTTAATGTTCAACTTAAAGGGAATAAATAAGGAGGTAAAACGAATTTACTACTATTCAAATCATTAGAAATTATGCGTGTTTGTCAAAGGAGTGTGTATGCACGATGAAACCTGCTTTAAGAATAAGTGCTATATATCTAATTAGTGGAACACTATGGATTGTTTTTTCTGATTATTTATTGCAATCGATTTCACAGGAAACAATTATTCAAACGTACAAAGGTTTCATATATGTTTTAGCTACTGCCATTTTATTGTTCTTCATGGTTCGTCAATTAGTCAAAAAGCTTCAAGATGAAATAGATCATCGACTGTTGAAAGAACAAGTGCTTTTTCAGGTAATTAGCGAAAATGAACGATTTCGTCATTTGTTTGAACAAGCTCCTTCAGGTATGATGATTACCGATCCTTCAAAGAATGACAATCCACTTGTCTATGTAAATGATGGTTTTGAAAAAGTCACCGGATATAAAAGTAACGAGGTGATTGGTAAAAACCCTCGTTTTTTACAAGGGAAAGCTACCTCAGAGGAATCAAAAGATAAAATCAAACAGGCTTTAATCAAAAAAGAGTCGATTCAATTAGAAATACAAAACTACAAAAAAGATGGATCGATTTTTTGGAATGAATTAAAAATTACACCGATATTTAATGACAATAACCAATTGAACTACCTTACTGGTATTCAAAACGATATTACAGAGAAAAAGAATCAAACAATCTTAATTAAAAATCAATTAGATTTTGTAAAGACAATGCTCTCGACTACAAACCATTCCGAGATATTTTCGCAATTTACGCAAACGATTGAAAGACATTTAAACGTGCCATGTACTATTCTTCGAATGAATGAGGATAACGAAACATATCAATTATTCGCTTCCACATTAGTAACTGAATCGTTTAAAAAAGTTGTATATGACTTCTTTGGCGATAAGCTAGGCGATAAAGAAAAGATAGAAACATTTACTAAAAAAACACTTGTAGTTGAGGATATTTTAGGAGATGAGAGATTTAAAGCATTTTGGCCAATAGCAAAAAATAATGGTTACCGATCGTTTTGGTCCACACCAATAAAAACAAAAGAAGGAGAAACAATAGGTATCTTTAAGGTGTATAAGCAGGTTGATTTACCCTTTACTGAATTGGATTTACGTGTACTCGAGAGTTATTCATCGATTTTCGCAATGGCAATGCAAAATGTGCAATATAATGAAAAACTACAAAAAAGTGAGCGAAGATATCGTCTCATTGGTGAAAATTCTTCCGATATGATTTGTCTCTTAGATGAACAATTAAAAGTAGAATACTTTTCCCCATCGAATGTTCGTCTACTTGGAGCTGTTGATAAATTTGTCGATGTACAGAAAGCATTAACGGAAGAATCATTGAGTCGCTTAACTTCTTTTATCGAAATATTAAGGGAATATGGCCGACCAGATACGATTGAAGTTGAGCTTAAAGCAATTAATGATACTTG
The nucleotide sequence above comes from Paraliobacillus zengyii. Encoded proteins:
- the mnhG gene encoding monovalent cation/H(+) antiporter subunit G gives rise to the protein MTEIIISFFVLLGALFMLLGAIAIVRLPDAYTRINAATKAATLGVIGIMIGVFLFFVFAENSISGKILLTIIFVFLTAPISGFMMARSAYHTKVPIWKHNTRDDLKDALKEKN